gGTTGAACCTTGATGTTCATTAGTTTACCTTCCCAGTTGTTTTTTATCTTGACTTTGCCCTTCGAGGGTTTTAATCGGGGCTACCACTCTCCCCCACCGAAGCCCTTTCTAACCAGGGCTTCGCTTCCTGTCCTTTCTATTCTGAGGCTAACCTGATTAAAATGTAACTAAAGTTTTTTTTCAAGATAAGTTACAAATTAAGGCTAAGAGGATAAGAACGCGCAAGCTCACACATGGTTGGCTTCAGCCTCATGATAATGTATCGCCGATTGAAAGGTGGTGCAATACCGCCTGCGGTGGTAGGCGCATCGCCCAGACCACTATATATACCGATGAAGTAGAGTTAGATCATCATTGTCTAGTGCCTTCACCCAGTCACCCACCCAACACAAACATGAAATCTATTGTAAGTGTCAGTGATTGTGCAAATATGCGAATCGATTTGAAATTCGCTTggagttaaaatattttttacaactttCTAAAACATCTGTCTAGGCCGTCTAAGATTTTTTAACTTTGCATCGACTTGAAAGAACAAAAGGAAGAGGGTGTCATCTTCATCATTAACGTCATATATTCATCGAAATTTGATATTAATGATGACGTTGCTACACTTTTATATTGCAAATTCCATGCAAACCTTAGCATAATTTGATTCTATCCTGTTAATTTCGATCTTAGtagaatatataattatgttctaATCTATTATCTTCTCCATCAACAATTAATTGGAAAAAATTATATATTCCAGGTTCTTTTCGCCCTTGTAGCGGTGGCCGTGGCAGCCCCTCAGGACCAAGCCGCTCAGATCCTTAAGCAGGACAGTCAGATCAACCCTGATGGTTCGTACCAGTGGGAATTCGAGACTTCCAACGGCATCGCGGCCAATGAACGCGGTGCTCTTAAGAACATTGGCGCCGAAGAGCCTGCTCTTGAAGTGCAGGGGCAGTCCTCCTACACTAGCATCGATGGCGTCCCCGTGCAGCTGTCGTACATCGCTAACGAGAATGGCTTCCAGCCACAGGGAGCTCACCTGCCCACCCCGCCGCCAGTCCCTGAGGCTATCCAACGCGCCCTCGCCTATCTCGCCACGGCTCCACCTCAGCCTCAAAACTAATTGAGAACTGATTAGTTAGGTTATCAAAGGCCTTGAAGAACAATATTAAGGTATCTTATGACGAAGCCGTCAGGAATGAGGCGGATTGAGAAATTCAAGGTTTAGTGAGGCTAGTGAGGTGAGGTGAAGAgcttgaaaatacatatctgatACGTTAATGATCCTGTAAATAGAACTGTTTCAGATGTTTAAGCGATTTGTCCTACCACATATAGTTAATGTTGGTCAAATATAAAGTGAGTCGATCTTGTTTAAACTTGTTCAAGAGATCGtctcactttatatttcgtcaaccttaCAAGGACTTCCTGTAAAGGCCCTTgtacatattgggccagcgtgggccagtttgggggacgcatttatgcgttagagggagcaagtgatattgctatctcattctaccgcatggctgcgtcccttggactggcctgcGTTGGCCCAATATATACAGTGGCCTTTACACAGTTTCTTCAGATTGGCCGTTTGTAATGCCTGTTTCGTCATAAAGTATCTAAAGCCAACAGTGCTATATTCCATTGCCTAATGGATCTGATGTTGGTGTTTAGTTAGTAAAATTGCACtgtacaaagatatttttatacttttaaTACATACTTGAAAATACAAGAAATTTTTGAAATCttatgtttcttttattttcgttcaggtttttttttaattgttactttGGCATTCCAACAGATATCTAACATTTCACAAACTCATAActccttaaaataaattatcttttcTAAAATAGTTTAGGATAAAGGTAGTTTAGACTTTAGATTTAGACCAAAATAAGTTtggagcgattttgatagcaaacttctatgaaattatgacgtataaataacacttacacagtttttgctgtcaaaatcgttgcagagaaATCTTGGTCTAACTAGTTTATGAATTATTAAATCTATACGTTTCGCGTTTCCCAATACGTCCAACTAACACAAAAAGTTGATAATTCACTTTTATCGACTTCTATCTTTTCTTATTTATAAGCGACATCTATTAGTACTGCAGTGTTTTGCAACGCCGGTATCAATAGTCATTTGACTTGTTTATTGCGCGATGATCATAAACATTCGTGTTTACGACGTTAGATGGCGCTTTAAGCCTTTCGTAATATTTAAAAGGGTTAGTTAAAAATGAAATTACTTAATTTACTTTTcttcatttatatttattcattttcatCAGAAATAATTTTGATCTCTACCATACATTGAATCAGGAGCACAACAATCATACTGCGTCAAAAGAGTTCCTTAAAAAATCTCCTAATTAATAAGAATTAAGAATGTCTAAAAACTAAAGATAAAATAAGCCAAACAAAAATAGTAGCATTAAAGTAGTCAATTTAAGATAATATGGGACTTGTCCtgaaatatgtattattaattaatcagtGTCATTTGCTTCCTATGTATATCTTTCAAAAAGCCGTTAAAGAGGCAAGTCTGCTAATAACACAATTATATAAAGAATGTAGGTTTGTGGGATTGCGTGTTATTGTGACCACAGTGACCCATCTGACCCCGCTGACCTGTCCGTGTAATAATAGCCGTTGACATTTACTTTGGAACTAGTTCCGTGGAGGTCGCGACTCGGGAGCCTCTGCTATTTATTGATATTGCCACTAATAAGCTTGTTTTCTAGAACGTTACGATAGCGATACCACAGAATGAGTTATAGTACTACCGTATAGagaggacacttcctacaaaaccgaagtttgacagcgattcagggtcgaatcatgatatccctttctgatttatggcactatccctttcggctatttagggttgtcaaaattcaagtaattatcttatctgtggtcgtgcacgtaaagggacgtcaagttgtgtcaaccctaataattgctcggagcaatgctgatccgaacggagccgagtttgcccgaagtcaggagtgtctccccactggcgaTACATTCATGATTAGGAGGTTGATTCCAATTACAATTtattatggttttgatacgaccttgacgatcgtCTTTGTGTCATATCAAAATGAGATCAAAATCGTAACAAATAACGAATCGGGCTATAGATCCTGTTTGTTCGACATAGATAATTTCGTTTTAGTTTTTTGcaattatgtaataaaataaataaaatttggatAACTTGAGGAGCTACACTAGTCATGAATATAATGCATTACCTACTACGTGTTAAATAGTTTGTTATGTTTGTACCgggtgtccagtaattaatggatatATAACCTTCTAATTAATACCGACCGGGCCTTTAGGCGTTTAGGCTGGTCAAGAAAATGaacttataggtaggtaggtaggtctggttattatatattatggtATGGTACATATTGTGGTGAATAAACGGAGAACAGAGTGACCATCTTTCTGAAAAGTGTATCTAATACTGATTCTGAAATGGTCAACatactaaaaaaagaaaaaaaaacgattgtcTCGAAAGCAATgaaacttttactagacctaAGTCCATTTTGTGGACTAGCCTAAGGGGGCTGTCGTCGGTGGTTAGAAGTTTATCCATTGTTAATTGCTGgactattaataaatattaacagGTGTTTTTGTTCTTAACTTTAAAGACTTATAAAGAGCAAATGCATTTGTTgctataaaaatacttaaatcaCTATCGGTGTgtctataaaataattatagttaGATATAGGTTGTGAAGActgaagagttccctcgattatCTCTATCATCAGATTCTGGCCTAAGGATGTATATAGGCCCAACTCTGAACAAAAATTAAAGAATTTTCCTAATGAGTTAGGTCGCAACATATCTTTGATGTCGTCACAGTACTTCACGCACACACCTACTTACTTAGTATTTCGTACAGTCGCATCCGGAAGAGTTCTCAACTAGGTACTTACAGGTCAGTGAGACAGTACGGATTGCAACAGAAATCATATTTTTtaacgtaagtacctacatgaGAAAAGCGTAATACAAAGATCCTGACGAATCCCCATCCGGGCCgcgtaagtataaaataaaacttgttgACCAAATGACCTTGTAAAGGAtctcttcaaaaactgatgagaaagttatatacctagttgaAAAGTTGTGTTGTAAGGTATTTATCTACAAGAGAGGCAaagtaatttgatgcaaattttgtattttgacttTCAAATGATGAATGAATTtgaataatacatattttatggAGTTTATTTGTATATGATTTTGGATTTCACTCGGTGACAAAGTTTTTTTAATTCTCGTGTCCTGACTCAGGACTCCTGAGACCTTCGCAAAGCTCAAGATTCCCATTTTCGTACCACTCGTTACGCTCGTGGTGcaatttggaatctttcgct
The sequence above is drawn from the Cydia fagiglandana chromosome 7, ilCydFagi1.1, whole genome shotgun sequence genome and encodes:
- the LOC134666045 gene encoding larval cuticle protein LCP-17-like isoform X1, with protein sequence MKSIVLFALVAVAVAAPQDQAAQILKQDSQINPDGSYQWEFETSNGIAANERGALKNIGAEEPALEVQGQSSYTSIDGVPVQLSYIANENGFQPQGAHLPTPPPVPEAIQRALAYLATAPPQPQN
- the LOC134666045 gene encoding larval cuticle protein LCP-17-like isoform X2 → MKFLVLFALVAVAVAAPQDQAAQILKQDSQINPDGSYQWEFETSNGIAANERGALKNIGAEEPALEVQGQSSYTSIDGVPVQLSYIANENGFQPQGAHLPTPPPVPEAIQRALAYLATAPPQPQN